One Clarias gariepinus isolate MV-2021 ecotype Netherlands chromosome 18, CGAR_prim_01v2, whole genome shotgun sequence genomic window carries:
- the LOC128506913 gene encoding FERM and PDZ domain-containing protein 4-like isoform X3 encodes MESRATPGTSLTAADVGWLEDSVQMPIHKNKSTGWPPPSGSWTGLQGATSYEWDATSARDTRECFINQASQSISLEEMRVEGVQVLPPAPRRVEMWRDPVLGFGFVAGSEKPVVVRSVTPGGPSEGKLIPGDEIIMINEEEVAAVPRERVIDLVRSCKESIFLTVVQPYPSPKSAFISAAKKAKLKSNPVKVRFAEEVIVNGQVPDTVKDNSLLFMPNVLKVYLENGQTKSFRFDNNTSIKDVIMTLQEKLSIKCIEHFSLMLEQRTEDFGSRLLLLHEQEMLTLVTQRPGSHIMKCFFRISFVPKDPVDLLRRDAVAFEYLYVQCCNDVVRERFGPELKYDAALRLAALQMYILSLTTRPTQKFSMKYIQKQWGLAHFLPPSVFSSMKEKNIKKALTHILKTNQNLVAPGKKLTILQAKVHYLKYLSDLRLYGGRVFKSLLLQGEKETGVTLLVGPRYGISHVINAKTNLVALLADFSHVNRIEILTEDEVNVRVELHVLDVKPITLIMESSDAMNLACLTAGYYRLLVDSRRSIFNMAHSNSSGDIDSGQDPRELEWPYSTSLGEEFSNQETIPSAIPYRPEADYPQEQEREDSISSSYIPEPLPPPYPGHSGERSQVRNKSPQRPPLLSSRQQPQDSPRSAKVSFIFRDPLLHAVNPRNLGYQPLMDESPELLESPAFISSSEVGFSTPDGAPFQIRPYVVYRNIGEGKIFDSAEGIEEPLLRDLCYADTPDDVEDDDEASCEEDTPGIHGEGEVGLPTSKITFLTLSGSSDDIIDLTALPPPEGDDDEDENDAILLSLNMAIAAPPPGFRDSSDEEGAEMKGRQQSCCDDSIPVSLIDAVPTHAEGNSARILDYAVVDTLQALEALAVSEDTTQARSNRTAGPGISRAFSPESSSDSGNETNSSEMTESSEQTAAHRLSENAMRLLVATTEGYQPLQEEKTEFPVSPSTRATIPKPPRSPSRRRDLAVQSIAVPLKHNLPSSNNPETEPEAKADKSLGKYLVKSHSSTLLNTGKRLKAIATEGRRTKKNKDVPGKYNTFSGRESNRRRQLVVKEFCERFQGTPSPVENEPTGGQVARSFGSREDLTGSSSSLPAKKIQDTEQTEIYKDDQKILPPLRQGVARLCEYHLAKRISSLQNEARSSHQGSQSSSLDVGGSTGSSASATPVDSPLCATDCKSSFSGSSSSLLLTSRDLHPHADAALLRKMLPNVHPPGSNPSLSARPSKIKETTACTEDRGMLLRREGNSPAHLPRHIKTCAISLPPPPPPISLPPPPPLPPPLLLSLSKSTSYSGPTKDSVLTFRPNHGTSQGLNQCDTNSLNHGREIRSASIITAGPGSTDALIENSRAPLQGRIQQDHLQATEPQLQRRPTKKLSKSYSHGSMASQTMGWSVSSRDNRTDSAGFSGQKQIRSMQKLDVNPWTCNGPFSYCFFKKKNQSVEDEGDIGDGLRRQLCGLDEAGPSQFNLDTVLDPTGEQLYAEVLNNMTFGDRLVRINALKDHTYVYPAVYTDVQRDASELIAVVRSSVGRGDRGTPPMQTEELAQYKHLLAIESKALGQACRRMALAHGSPEEMLLAISSSFQVLCCLSEICMCLVRGLGASASQQQREVVAKVDEVVMNYMCLLRAAERASGSAPGDQSVKTLDRHSSTMSAIINTLTRSLKTLLNK; translated from the exons CCAAGCATCTCAGAGCATTTCTCTGGAAGAGATGCGTGTAGAAGGTGTTCAGGTCCTTCCTCCTGCTCCTCGCAGAGTCGAGATGTGGAGAGATCCTGTGCTGGGCTTCGGCTTTGTGGCTGGTAGTGAAAAGCCTGTTGTGGTGCGTTCTGTCACACCAG GAGGCCCATCTGAAGGAAAACTGATTCCAGGAGATGAGATAATAATGATCAATGAGGAAGAAGTTGCAGCAGTACCGAGAGAAAGAGTCATTGACCTTGTCAG GAGCTGTAAGGAATCAATCTTTCTGACTGTTGTTCAGCCATACCCA TCTCCCAAATCAGCTTTTATCAGCGCAGCCAAAAAAGCCAAGCTGAAATCAAACCCGGTGAAAGTGCGCTTTGCTGAGGAAGTCATCGTTAATGGGCAGGTTCCG GACACTGTGAAGGACAACTCTCTGCTCTTCATGCCAAATGTCCTGAAGGTGTATTTGGAGAATGGACAGACCAAGTCCTTTCGCTTCGACAACAATACATCGATCAAG GATGTCATCATGACGCTGCAAGAGAAGCTGTCTATCAAGTGCATCGAGCATTTCTCGCTCATGCTGGAACAGAGGACAGAGGACTTTGGCAGCAGACTGCTGCTCCTACACGAACAGGAGATGTTAACTCTG GTCACTCAGAGGCCAGGGTCACACATAATGAAATGCTTTTTTAGAATCAGCTTCGTTCCAAAGGATCCAGTCGATCTTCTCAGAAGGGATGCTGTGGCTTTTGAATACCTCTATGTCCAG TGTTGTAATGATGTAGTTCGAGAGCGCTTTGGCCCTGAACTGAAGTATGACGCAGCTCTTCGTCTCGCTGCTCTGCAGATGTACATTCTCAGCCTTACCACGCGGCCGACACAGAAATTCTCAATGAAATACATTCA GAAGCAGTGGGGTTTGGCACATTTCCTACCTCCCTCAGTGTTCTCCAGCATGAAGGAGAAGAACATCAAAAAAGCTCTGACTCATATTTTGAAAACCAATCAGAATCTAGTAGCTCCCGGGAAGAAG ttaacCATATTGCAAGCAAAGGTTCACTATTTGAAGTATCTAAGTGATTTGAGATTATATGGAGGACGAGTATTTAAATCTCTTCTActa CAAGGAGAAAAGGAAACAGGTGTTACATTACTTGTAGGACCAAGGTATGGTATCAGTCATGTTATCAACGCCAAGACAAATCTCGTTGCCCTGCTGGCAGACTTCAGCCATGTTAATCGCATTGAGATACTCACAGAAGATGAAGTCAATGTGCGGGTAGAACTTCATGTTTTGGACGTCAAG CCTATCACGTTAATAATGGAGTCTAGTGACGCAATGAACCTTGCTTGCCTAACAGCTGGATACTATCGTCTTTTGGTGGACTCACGTCGATCCATTTTCAACATGGCCCACAGTAACAGCAGCGGAGATATAGACAGTG GCCAGGATCCTAGAGAACTTGAGTGGCCATACAGCACCTCTTTGGGTGAAGAGTTTAGTAATCAAGAGACCATCCCTTCAGCCATACCTTATCGACCAGAAGCAGATTACCCACAGGAACAAGAACGAGAGGACAGCATAAGCTCTTCTTACATTCCAGAGCCCCTGCCACCACCATATCCAGGCCACAGTGGAGAGAGGTCACAAGTAAGAAACAAAAGTCCTCAACGTCCACCACTTCTATCTTCAAGGCAGCAACCGCAGGACTCTCCCAGGAGTGCTAAGGTGTCCTTTATATTTAGAGATCCACTTCTGCATGCTGTAAACCCTCGAAACCTTGGTTATCAGCCCCTCATGGATGAGAGTCCCGAGTTGCTCGAAAGCCCTGCTTTCATTTCCAGCAGTGAAGTGGGCTTTAGCACTCCAGATGGAGCACCATTTCAAATTAGACCTTATGTAGTCTACAGGAACATTGGTGAGGGTAAAATCTTTGACAGTGCTGAAGGTATTGAAGAGCCTCTCTTACGTGATTTATGCTATGCTGACACGCCTGATGATGtggaggatgatgatgaagcTAGCTGTGAAGAGGACACACCTGGCATACATGGAGAGGGTGAAGTTGGGCTGCCAACAAGCAAAATAACATTTCTCACCCTTTCTGGTTCCAGTGATGATATTATAGATTTAACTGCTCTTCCACCTCCAGAGggagatgatgatgaggatgaaaaTGATGCGATTCTTCTTTCCCTCAACATGGCCATTGCTGCACCTCCCCCTGGATTCAGGGACAGTTCAGATGAGGAGGGTGCAGAGATGAAAGGTCGGCAACAAAGTTGCTGTGATGACAGCATTCCTGTGTCACTGATTGATGCTGTCCCTACACATGCTGAGGGCAATAGTGCCAGAATCTTGGATTATGCTGTTGTGGATACACTGCAAGCACTAGAAGCACTTGCTGTATCTGAGGATACCACCCAGGCTCGTTCTAACAGAACTGCAG GTCCTGGCATATCTCGAGCTTTCAGTCCCGAGTCCTCATCAGATTCAGGAAATGAGACCAACTCCTCAGAGATGACCGAGAGCTCAGAACAAACTGCAGCCCATAGGCTATCTGAGAATGCTATGCGTCTTCTGGTGGCGACTACAGAAGGCTACCAGCCCCTTCAGGAGGAAAAGACAGAATTCCCTGTTTCCCCTAGCACCAGAGCAACTATACCCAAGCCACCACGCAGTCCCTCAAGACGCAGAGACCTGGCAGTTCAATCTATAGCAGTGCCTTTAAAGCATAATCTACCTTCTTCCAATAATCCAGAGACAGAACCTGAGGCAAAGGCAGATAAATCCTTAGGTAAATATCTGGTTAAATCTCACTCAAGCACCCTTTTAAATACAGGAAAACGACTGAAAGCAATAGCAACTGAGGGAAGacgaaccaaaaaaaataaagatgtacCAGGCAAGTATAACACCTTCAGTGGTAGAGAAAGCAATAGAAGAAGACAACTGGTTGTAAAAGAATTCTGTGAACGATTTCAAGGGACACCGTCCCCGGTAGAAAATGAGCCTACAGGGGGTCAGGTTGCACGATCTTTTGGTTCAAGGGAGGATCTAACTGGCAGTAGTAGTAGTCTCCCAGCAAAGAAGATTCAGGATACTGAACAGACTGAAATCTATAAAGATGATCAAAAGATCCTTCCACCATTACGACAGGGAGTGGCACGACTGTGTGAGTACCACCTAGCCAAGCGgatttcttctttgcaaaatgaAGCTCGGAGTTCCCATCAGGGTTCTCAATCCTCGTCTCTGGATGTAGGTGGCAGTACAGGGAGTAGTGCTTCTGCAACCCCAGTGGACTCCCCTCTTTGTGCCACTGACTGCAAGAGCTCTTTCTCTGGATCCTCATCCTCTCTCCTGCTCACATCAAGGGACCTTCACCCTCATGCAGATGCTGCTCTCCTGAGAAAGATGCTGCCAAATGTACATCCTCCAGGATCCAATCCATCCCTCAGCGCCCGACCATCCAAAATCAAAGAAACCACAG CTTGCACAGAAGACCGCGGAATGCTGTTGAGACGAGAAGGAAACTCACCTGCTCATTTACCAAGGCACATCAAAACCTGTGCCATCTCCCTaccacctccaccaccaccaataTCActtccaccaccaccaccattacCTCCTCCACTTCTTTTAAGTCTTTCAAAGAGCACCAGTTACAGTGGGCCAACCAAAGATTCGGTCCTCACTTTTAGACCAAACCATGGAACTTCTCAAGGATTAAATCAGTGTGACACCAATAGTCTGAATCATGGGAGAGAGATAAGAAGTGCCAGTATCATAACTGCTGGTCCTGGAAGTACTGATGCACTGATTGAGAATTCAAGAGCACCATTACAGGGCCGAATTCAGCAAGATCATTTGCAAGCAACTGAGCCACAACTACAAAGAAGGCCTACAAAGAAGCTGTCAAAAAGCTACTCCCACGGTTCAATGGCATCCCAGACCATGGGATGGTCTGTAAGTAGTAGAGACAACAGAACAGATAGTGCAGGTTTTTCAGGACAAAAGCAGATAAGGTCTATGCAGAAGCTGGATGTAAATCCCTGGACATGCAATGGTCCATTTAGTTACTGTttcttcaaaaagaaaaatcagtcaGTGGAGGATGAAGGTGATATAGGGGATGGTTTAAGGAGGCAGCTTTGTGGCTTGGATGAAGCGGGACCTTCCCAATTCAATCTCGACACTGTTCTAGACCCGACAGGAGAGCAGCTGTATGCAGAAGTTTTAAACAACATGACCTTTGGGGACAGACTCGTTCGCATTAATGCCCTAAAAGACCACACGTATGTTTACCCCGCTGTTTATACTGATGTTCAAAGAGATGCGAGTGAGCTGATTGCTGTGGTGCGTTCTAGTGTGGGCAGAGGTGATAGAGGAACCCCACCCATGCAGACAGAGGAGCTGGCACAGTACAAGCACCTTCTAGCAATTGAATCTAAAGCACTTGGGCAGGCATGCCGCAGGATGGCCCTAGCACATGGAAGCCCAGAAGAGATGTTGCTGGCAATTAGTTCTAGTTTTCAGGTGCTTTGTTGCTTATCTGAGATCTGTATGTGCTTGGTTCGTGGCTTAGGTGCTTCAGCCAGCCAGCAGCAGCGTGAGGTTGTGGCTAAGGTAGACGAGGTGGTCATGAACTACATGTGCTTGCTCCGGGCAGCTGAGAGAGCCTCAGGAAGTGCTCCAGGGGACCAGAGTGTTAAAACACTTGATCGCCATTCTAGCACCATGTCCGCTATCATTAACACTCTCACCCGCTCTCTGAAAACACTGCTCAACAAGTAG
- the LOC128506913 gene encoding FERM and PDZ domain-containing protein 4-like isoform X2, whose translation MPIHKNKSTGWPPPSGSWTGLQGATSYEWDATSARDTRECFINQASQSISLEEMRVEGVQVLPPAPRRVEMWRDPVLGFGFVAGSEKPVVVRSVTPGGPSEGKLIPGDEIIMINEEEVAAVPRERVIDLVRSCKESIFLTVVQPYPSPKSAFISAAKKAKLKSNPVKVRFAEEVIVNGQVPDTVKDNSLLFMPNVLKVYLENGQTKSFRFDNNTSIKDVIMTLQEKLSIKCIEHFSLMLEQRTEDFGSRLLLLHEQEMLTLVTQRPGSHIMKCFFRISFVPKDPVDLLRRDAVAFEYLYVQCCNDVVRERFGPELKYDAALRLAALQMYILSLTTRPTQKFSMKYIQKQWGLAHFLPPSVFSSMKEKNIKKALTHILKTNQNLVAPGKKLTILQAKVHYLKYLSDLRLYGGRVFKSLLLQGEKETGVTLLVGPRYGISHVINAKTNLVALLADFSHVNRIEILTEDEVNVRVELHVLDVKPITLIMESSDAMNLACLTAGYYRLLVDSRRSIFNMAHSNSSGDIDSGQDPRELEWPYSTSLGEEFSNQETIPSAIPYRPEADYPQEQEREDSISSSYIPEPLPPPYPGHSGERSQVRNKSPQRPPLLSSRQQPQDSPRSAKVSFIFRDPLLHAVNPRNLGYQPLMDESPELLESPAFISSSEVGFSTPDGAPFQIRPYVVYRNIGEGKIFDSAEGIEEPLLRDLCYADTPDDVEDDDEASCEEDTPGIHGEGEVGLPTSKITFLTLSGSSDDIIDLTALPPPEGDDDEDENDAILLSLNMAIAAPPPGFRDSSDEEGAEMKGRQQSCCDDSIPVSLIDAVPTHAEGNSARILDYAVVDTLQALEALAVSEDTTQARSNRTAGPGISRAFSPESSSDSGNETNSSEMTESSEQTAAHRLSENAMRLLVATTEGYQPLQEEKTEFPVSPSTRATIPKPPRSPSRRRDLAVQSIAVPLKHNLPSSNNPETEPEAKADKSLGKYLVKSHSSTLLNTGKRLKAIATEGRRTKKNKDVPGKYNTFSGRESNRRRQLVVKEFCERFQGTPSPVENEPTGGQVARSFGSREDLTGSSSSLPAKKIQDTEQTEIYKDDQKILPPLRQGVARLCEYHLAKRISSLQNEARSSHQGSQSSSLDVGGSTGSSASATPVDSPLCATDCKSSFSGSSSSLLLTSRDLHPHADAALLRKMLPNVHPPGSNPSLSARPSKIKETTGTARRSNLLSDLHAKHGSVRSINIKEGSDAYKQLINYLTVSQMHQRDKLFRAGIVGCNKDSRKHITNSTPFLDMAKVNNIVKCPCMLPSPSLLSSKPSAASQRIPKIYHSTTLPNKLKRSPDLHAQRPISNHEVRCNHSKQMSFFGLTHELEQSFNLDQFPSLNKNHSEGILHTSTEDLLMSDYKMTLAVQQTLNDSFCLSSVACTEDRGMLLRREGNSPAHLPRHIKTCAISLPPPPPPISLPPPPPLPPPLLLSLSKSTSYSGPTKDSVLTFRPNHGTSQGLNQCDTNSLNHGREIRSASIITAGPGSTDALIENSRAPLQGRIQQDHLQATEPQLQRRPTKKLSKSYSHGSMASQTMGWSVSSRDNRTDSAGFSGQKQIRSMQKLDVNPWTCNGPFSYCFFKKKNQSVEDEGDIGDGLRRQLCGLDEAGPSQFNLDTVLDPTGEQLYAEVLNNMTFGDRLVRINALKDHTYVYPAVYTDVQRDASELIAVVRSSVGRGDRGTPPMQTEELAQYKHLLAIESKALGQACRRMALAHGSPEEMLLAISSSFQVLCCLSEICMCLVRGLGASASQQQREVVAKVDEVVMNYMCLLRAAERASGSAPGDQSVKTLDRHSSTMSAIINTLTRSLKTLLNK comes from the exons CCAAGCATCTCAGAGCATTTCTCTGGAAGAGATGCGTGTAGAAGGTGTTCAGGTCCTTCCTCCTGCTCCTCGCAGAGTCGAGATGTGGAGAGATCCTGTGCTGGGCTTCGGCTTTGTGGCTGGTAGTGAAAAGCCTGTTGTGGTGCGTTCTGTCACACCAG GAGGCCCATCTGAAGGAAAACTGATTCCAGGAGATGAGATAATAATGATCAATGAGGAAGAAGTTGCAGCAGTACCGAGAGAAAGAGTCATTGACCTTGTCAG GAGCTGTAAGGAATCAATCTTTCTGACTGTTGTTCAGCCATACCCA TCTCCCAAATCAGCTTTTATCAGCGCAGCCAAAAAAGCCAAGCTGAAATCAAACCCGGTGAAAGTGCGCTTTGCTGAGGAAGTCATCGTTAATGGGCAGGTTCCG GACACTGTGAAGGACAACTCTCTGCTCTTCATGCCAAATGTCCTGAAGGTGTATTTGGAGAATGGACAGACCAAGTCCTTTCGCTTCGACAACAATACATCGATCAAG GATGTCATCATGACGCTGCAAGAGAAGCTGTCTATCAAGTGCATCGAGCATTTCTCGCTCATGCTGGAACAGAGGACAGAGGACTTTGGCAGCAGACTGCTGCTCCTACACGAACAGGAGATGTTAACTCTG GTCACTCAGAGGCCAGGGTCACACATAATGAAATGCTTTTTTAGAATCAGCTTCGTTCCAAAGGATCCAGTCGATCTTCTCAGAAGGGATGCTGTGGCTTTTGAATACCTCTATGTCCAG TGTTGTAATGATGTAGTTCGAGAGCGCTTTGGCCCTGAACTGAAGTATGACGCAGCTCTTCGTCTCGCTGCTCTGCAGATGTACATTCTCAGCCTTACCACGCGGCCGACACAGAAATTCTCAATGAAATACATTCA GAAGCAGTGGGGTTTGGCACATTTCCTACCTCCCTCAGTGTTCTCCAGCATGAAGGAGAAGAACATCAAAAAAGCTCTGACTCATATTTTGAAAACCAATCAGAATCTAGTAGCTCCCGGGAAGAAG ttaacCATATTGCAAGCAAAGGTTCACTATTTGAAGTATCTAAGTGATTTGAGATTATATGGAGGACGAGTATTTAAATCTCTTCTActa CAAGGAGAAAAGGAAACAGGTGTTACATTACTTGTAGGACCAAGGTATGGTATCAGTCATGTTATCAACGCCAAGACAAATCTCGTTGCCCTGCTGGCAGACTTCAGCCATGTTAATCGCATTGAGATACTCACAGAAGATGAAGTCAATGTGCGGGTAGAACTTCATGTTTTGGACGTCAAG CCTATCACGTTAATAATGGAGTCTAGTGACGCAATGAACCTTGCTTGCCTAACAGCTGGATACTATCGTCTTTTGGTGGACTCACGTCGATCCATTTTCAACATGGCCCACAGTAACAGCAGCGGAGATATAGACAGTG GCCAGGATCCTAGAGAACTTGAGTGGCCATACAGCACCTCTTTGGGTGAAGAGTTTAGTAATCAAGAGACCATCCCTTCAGCCATACCTTATCGACCAGAAGCAGATTACCCACAGGAACAAGAACGAGAGGACAGCATAAGCTCTTCTTACATTCCAGAGCCCCTGCCACCACCATATCCAGGCCACAGTGGAGAGAGGTCACAAGTAAGAAACAAAAGTCCTCAACGTCCACCACTTCTATCTTCAAGGCAGCAACCGCAGGACTCTCCCAGGAGTGCTAAGGTGTCCTTTATATTTAGAGATCCACTTCTGCATGCTGTAAACCCTCGAAACCTTGGTTATCAGCCCCTCATGGATGAGAGTCCCGAGTTGCTCGAAAGCCCTGCTTTCATTTCCAGCAGTGAAGTGGGCTTTAGCACTCCAGATGGAGCACCATTTCAAATTAGACCTTATGTAGTCTACAGGAACATTGGTGAGGGTAAAATCTTTGACAGTGCTGAAGGTATTGAAGAGCCTCTCTTACGTGATTTATGCTATGCTGACACGCCTGATGATGtggaggatgatgatgaagcTAGCTGTGAAGAGGACACACCTGGCATACATGGAGAGGGTGAAGTTGGGCTGCCAACAAGCAAAATAACATTTCTCACCCTTTCTGGTTCCAGTGATGATATTATAGATTTAACTGCTCTTCCACCTCCAGAGggagatgatgatgaggatgaaaaTGATGCGATTCTTCTTTCCCTCAACATGGCCATTGCTGCACCTCCCCCTGGATTCAGGGACAGTTCAGATGAGGAGGGTGCAGAGATGAAAGGTCGGCAACAAAGTTGCTGTGATGACAGCATTCCTGTGTCACTGATTGATGCTGTCCCTACACATGCTGAGGGCAATAGTGCCAGAATCTTGGATTATGCTGTTGTGGATACACTGCAAGCACTAGAAGCACTTGCTGTATCTGAGGATACCACCCAGGCTCGTTCTAACAGAACTGCAG GTCCTGGCATATCTCGAGCTTTCAGTCCCGAGTCCTCATCAGATTCAGGAAATGAGACCAACTCCTCAGAGATGACCGAGAGCTCAGAACAAACTGCAGCCCATAGGCTATCTGAGAATGCTATGCGTCTTCTGGTGGCGACTACAGAAGGCTACCAGCCCCTTCAGGAGGAAAAGACAGAATTCCCTGTTTCCCCTAGCACCAGAGCAACTATACCCAAGCCACCACGCAGTCCCTCAAGACGCAGAGACCTGGCAGTTCAATCTATAGCAGTGCCTTTAAAGCATAATCTACCTTCTTCCAATAATCCAGAGACAGAACCTGAGGCAAAGGCAGATAAATCCTTAGGTAAATATCTGGTTAAATCTCACTCAAGCACCCTTTTAAATACAGGAAAACGACTGAAAGCAATAGCAACTGAGGGAAGacgaaccaaaaaaaataaagatgtacCAGGCAAGTATAACACCTTCAGTGGTAGAGAAAGCAATAGAAGAAGACAACTGGTTGTAAAAGAATTCTGTGAACGATTTCAAGGGACACCGTCCCCGGTAGAAAATGAGCCTACAGGGGGTCAGGTTGCACGATCTTTTGGTTCAAGGGAGGATCTAACTGGCAGTAGTAGTAGTCTCCCAGCAAAGAAGATTCAGGATACTGAACAGACTGAAATCTATAAAGATGATCAAAAGATCCTTCCACCATTACGACAGGGAGTGGCACGACTGTGTGAGTACCACCTAGCCAAGCGgatttcttctttgcaaaatgaAGCTCGGAGTTCCCATCAGGGTTCTCAATCCTCGTCTCTGGATGTAGGTGGCAGTACAGGGAGTAGTGCTTCTGCAACCCCAGTGGACTCCCCTCTTTGTGCCACTGACTGCAAGAGCTCTTTCTCTGGATCCTCATCCTCTCTCCTGCTCACATCAAGGGACCTTCACCCTCATGCAGATGCTGCTCTCCTGAGAAAGATGCTGCCAAATGTACATCCTCCAGGATCCAATCCATCCCTCAGCGCCCGACCATCCAAAATCAAAGAAACCACAGGTACAGCTCGAAGGAGCAACCTTCTAAGTGATCTGCATGCAAAACATGGCAGTGTAAGAAGTATTAACATAAAGGAGGGGAGTGATGCTTATAAGCAGTTGATAAACTATCTTACAGTCAGTCAGATGCACCAGAGAGACAAACTGTTTAGGGCAGGAATAGTGGGGTGCAATAAGGACAGCAGAAAGCATATCACAAACTCTACACCCTTTTTAGACATGGCTAAAGTGAACAATATTGTCAAGTGTCCCTGCATGCTACCTTCTCCCTCCCTCCTCAGCTCAAAGCCCAGTGCAGCTTCCCAAAGAATCCCCAAAATATATCACTCAACCACTTTGCCAAATAAATTGAAGAGGAGTCCTGATTTGCATGCTCAGAGACCTATCAGCAACCATGAAGTGAGGTGTAATCATTCTAAACAAATGTCATTTTTTGGCCTTACCCATGAGTTAGAACAAAGTTTTAACCTTGATCAATTCCCATCTTTAAATAAGAACCACAGTGAAGGGATACTTCATACAAGTACAGAGGACTTACTCATGTCTGACTACAAGATGACACTTGCTGTCCAACAGACGCTTAATgattctttttgtctctctagTGTAGCTTGCACAGAAGACCGCGGAATGCTGTTGAGACGAGAAGGAAACTCACCTGCTCATTTACCAAGGCACATCAAAACCTGTGCCATCTCCCTaccacctccaccaccaccaataTCActtccaccaccaccaccattacCTCCTCCACTTCTTTTAAGTCTTTCAAAGAGCACCAGTTACAGTGGGCCAACCAAAGATTCGGTCCTCACTTTTAGACCAAACCATGGAACTTCTCAAGGATTAAATCAGTGTGACACCAATAGTCTGAATCATGGGAGAGAGATAAGAAGTGCCAGTATCATAACTGCTGGTCCTGGAAGTACTGATGCACTGATTGAGAATTCAAGAGCACCATTACAGGGCCGAATTCAGCAAGATCATTTGCAAGCAACTGAGCCACAACTACAAAGAAGGCCTACAAAGAAGCTGTCAAAAAGCTACTCCCACGGTTCAATGGCATCCCAGACCATGGGATGGTCTGTAAGTAGTAGAGACAACAGAACAGATAGTGCAGGTTTTTCAGGACAAAAGCAGATAAGGTCTATGCAGAAGCTGGATGTAAATCCCTGGACATGCAATGGTCCATTTAGTTACTGTttcttcaaaaagaaaaatcagtcaGTGGAGGATGAAGGTGATATAGGGGATGGTTTAAGGAGGCAGCTTTGTGGCTTGGATGAAGCGGGACCTTCCCAATTCAATCTCGACACTGTTCTAGACCCGACAGGAGAGCAGCTGTATGCAGAAGTTTTAAACAACATGACCTTTGGGGACAGACTCGTTCGCATTAATGCCCTAAAAGACCACACGTATGTTTACCCCGCTGTTTATACTGATGTTCAAAGAGATGCGAGTGAGCTGATTGCTGTGGTGCGTTCTAGTGTGGGCAGAGGTGATAGAGGAACCCCACCCATGCAGACAGAGGAGCTGGCACAGTACAAGCACCTTCTAGCAATTGAATCTAAAGCACTTGGGCAGGCATGCCGCAGGATGGCCCTAGCACATGGAAGCCCAGAAGAGATGTTGCTGGCAATTAGTTCTAGTTTTCAGGTGCTTTGTTGCTTATCTGAGATCTGTATGTGCTTGGTTCGTGGCTTAGGTGCTTCAGCCAGCCAGCAGCAGCGTGAGGTTGTGGCTAAGGTAGACGAGGTGGTCATGAACTACATGTGCTTGCTCCGGGCAGCTGAGAGAGCCTCAGGAAGTGCTCCAGGGGACCAGAGTGTTAAAACACTTGATCGCCATTCTAGCACCATGTCCGCTATCATTAACACTCTCACCCGCTCTCTGAAAACACTGCTCAACAAGTAG